In Halosimplex halophilum, the genomic stretch GGCAGGTAGTCCTTCAGCGAGGCGAAAAGCAGCGGCCAGGGGAACATCCCAGCGAGGACGAACAGGACGTACCCGGCGGTCACCGGCGGGAACAGCCCTTCGAGGCCGACCATCTCGGTGACGGTCGCGAACGACGCGCGGGTGAACACGCCGAAGCTCTCGCCGATGAGCAGGACCACGGTCATCAGCGCCGTCCCGACGAGCCCCCCGGCCGCGCCGACGACGCCGTCCGCGACGATCCCGAACAGCCGGTCGAACTCGTCGTCGACCACCGTCGGGTCGTCGAACTCCTCCCCCTCCACGGCGCTCTCCTCCAGTTCGCGCGTGTCTGCCATGCCATCACGTACCATCCGAGCGGACAAAAACCTCCCGAAAAATAGGGCGGGATACGAATCGGTTCGGTTCGTTGATAAGGACGGGTGTCAACACGCCCCAAACAATAAGACCGGGTGTATCGTTGGTGATCGAATATGGTAGAAGCTGGTGGCGCGGTGGTCGGCGACACCGTCTTGGCGGGGACCAGCGGGGTCCGGGCGCCGGCGGAGGTGTTCAACAGCATCTTCGTCGCCTTCCTCGGGCTGGGGACGCTGGTCGGGGTCGTCGTCATCTCCTACACGCTGTACAACGCCTACAGGTACCGCTACCGCGAGGACGAGGACCCCGCTCCCGACGCGGACCGGCCGGAGGTCGGCGAGCTGCCCGAGGGCGGGGGCAAGGGCAAGAAGCTGTTCCTCTCCTTTGGCATCAGCGCGTTCATCGTCCTCTCGCTGGTGATCTGGACGTACGCGTCGCTGTTGTACGTCGAGGGCAAGCCCACGGAGGTCCAGCAGAACGGGGGTGACGTGATGACGGTGGAGGTCGACGGGTTCCGCTTCGGCTGGCAGTTCACCTACCCCAACGGCGCCGAGGCCAGCACGCTCCGCGTCCCGACGGACACGGTGA encodes the following:
- a CDS encoding DUF6789 family protein, encoding MADTRELEESAVEGEEFDDPTVVDDEFDRLFGIVADGVVGAAGGLVGTALMTVVLLIGESFGVFTRASFATVTEMVGLEGLFPPVTAGYVLFVLAGMFPWPLLFASLKDYLPGGRDPVHGLYFGTALWTGFVFAFYDGYAGLALAGYLFVTLVAHWVYGLGLGAVFEYLSTRPDTLV
- the coxB gene encoding cytochrome c oxidase subunit II; its protein translation is MVEAGGAVVGDTVLAGTSGVRAPAEVFNSIFVAFLGLGTLVGVVVISYTLYNAYRYRYREDEDPAPDADRPEVGELPEGGGKGKKLFLSFGISAFIVLSLVIWTYASLLYVEGKPTEVQQNGGDVMTVEVDGFRFGWQFTYPNGAEASTLRVPTDTVINLSVTSRDVFHNFGIPELRAKADAIPGQTTNAWFVAEEPGTYQANCYEICGDGHSGMTAQVEVMNESAFDEWYATTEPANASAANGTASNGTEAAVSGPDGPGSIAPARAGGAAP